Below is a genomic region from Azospirillum sp. B510.
CGATGATGTCGGCTTCGGCGGCATGCACCGCGCGGCAGTCGAATTCATGATGGCAGCCGATATGGTCGAAATGGGTGTGGCTGGCCACCGCGATCAGGTCGCGTTCGGTGACCAGCGGCACCCAGTCCCGCAGCGAGACGACGCCCATGCCGCTGTCGACCAGCATGTCGCGGTCGCGGCCGCGCACATGCCAGATGTTGCAGCGGTAGAATTCCTGGATGAAGGGCTCGGAAATCGCCGTGACGCCATCATCGAGACGGCGCAGCGCATACCAGTCTTCGGCGCGGGCGCGCTCCATCGATCAGGCCCTCCCGGCCGGGGTGGGCAGGGCCACGACATCCTCGGCCTCGACCGCGAGCGCGACCTCCTGGCCGTCCGTGACCGTCGCCGACGCCGGCATATGCGCCATGATGGTCAGATCCCCGGCCAGATCCCCGGCGGCGGCGGGCTTCAGATGGCAACGGTAATGGGTGCCGAAGAAAGCGGCATCGGCGATGCGCGCCTGTCCGAGCGGCGTGAGCGGACGGTCGGCCTTGCAGGCGCGGCGGAAATGCTCCGGCCGGATGCAGAGCGTCACCTGCTGCCCCACGGCAGGCTCGGCGGCGGTGAAATTGCGCCGGGGAAGCACCAGGCTGCCGATCGCGGTCCCGACCTTGGCCGTCGCCGCGTCCAGCGCCTCGACCACGCCGGGCAGGAAGTTCGTCTCGCCCAGGAAGCCGGCGGAGAACAGCGAGCGTGGGCGCATGTAGATCTCGGCCGGCGGGCCGAAATCCTCGACACGCCCCCGGTTCATCACCGCGATGCGGTCGGCGATCGCCATCGCCTCCTCCTGATCGTGGGTGACATGCACGAAGGTGGTGCCGACCCGCTTCTGGATCGCCTTCAGCTCATCCTGCATCTGGCGGCGAAGTTGAAGGTCGAGCGCGCCGAGCGGCTCGTCGAGC
It encodes:
- a CDS encoding ABC transporter ATP-binding protein, with product MTAPVSIVNATKTFVGFTALDNVSLDIAAGEFIVLLGPSGCGKTTLLSILGGFLSPTSGRVMIGGKDMTHVAPAKRPTTTMFQDYALFPHMRLKDNVGFGLRMRGVARAARDERAKALLDLVGLKESAEKKPHELSGGQRQRVALARALAVDPDVLLLDEPLGALDLQLRRQMQDELKAIQKRVGTTFVHVTHDQEEAMAIADRIAVMNRGRVEDFGPPAEIYMRPRSLFSAGFLGETNFLPGVVEALDAATAKVGTAIGSLVLPRRNFTAAEPAVGQQVTLCIRPEHFRRACKADRPLTPLGQARIADAAFFGTHYRCHLKPAAAGDLAGDLTIMAHMPASATVTDGQEVALAVEAEDVVALPTPAGRA